The following are encoded in a window of Kitasatospora sp. NBC_01250 genomic DNA:
- a CDS encoding nuclear transport factor 2 family protein, protein MPESSGSTTLSPLEIFERFRANVLAGEVGLTEDLLAEDVVIELPLSPPESPRYFKDRAQYTAFTTATRAALPVRFDEFRTIAVHQSADPEVIVAEYELSGTLSTTGKSETAAFVVVLTARDGRVVQWREYQDVSALVRALGPQEG, encoded by the coding sequence ATGCCCGAGTCCTCCGGTTCCACGACCCTGAGCCCGCTGGAGATCTTCGAACGCTTCCGGGCGAACGTCCTGGCCGGCGAGGTCGGCCTCACCGAGGACCTCCTCGCCGAGGATGTCGTCATCGAACTGCCCCTGTCCCCGCCCGAGAGCCCGCGGTACTTCAAGGACCGCGCGCAGTACACCGCCTTCACCACCGCCACCCGGGCCGCGCTGCCGGTGCGGTTCGACGAGTTCCGGACCATCGCCGTCCACCAGAGCGCCGATCCGGAAGTGATCGTCGCGGAATACGAGTTGAGCGGGACCCTGTCGACCACCGGCAAGAGCGAGACGGCCGCGTTCGTGGTCGTGCTGACGGCCCGCGACGGTCGGGTGGTGCAGTGGCGCGAGTACCAGGACGTCTCCGCCCTGGTTCGTGCGCTCGGCCCGCAGGAGGGCTGA
- a CDS encoding methylated-DNA--[protein]-cysteine S-methyltransferase yields MAYQHAMVSTSLGELLMVSDGTALTGLYFEGHRYPPAADRIGARVGEREDPVIARAADEMREYLAGERRDFEVPVHPHGDDFSQQVWQILTRIPYGATTTYGAIAQQLGNRLMAQRVGQAVGHNPVSIVIPCHRVVGANGSLTGFAGGIGRKRTLLDLEEPAAVAAMRLF; encoded by the coding sequence GTGGCCTACCAGCACGCCATGGTGAGCACGAGTCTGGGCGAGCTCCTGATGGTCTCGGACGGAACGGCCCTGACCGGCCTCTACTTCGAGGGCCACCGGTACCCGCCGGCCGCCGACCGGATCGGTGCGCGGGTCGGCGAGCGCGAGGACCCGGTCATCGCCCGGGCCGCCGACGAGATGCGGGAGTATCTCGCCGGTGAGCGGCGCGACTTCGAGGTCCCGGTGCACCCGCACGGTGACGACTTCTCGCAGCAGGTGTGGCAGATCCTCACGCGGATCCCGTACGGCGCGACGACGACCTACGGCGCCATCGCCCAGCAGCTCGGGAACAGGCTGATGGCGCAGCGCGTGGGACAGGCCGTGGGGCACAACCCGGTGAGCATCGTCATCCCGTGCCACCGGGTCGTCGGGGCGAACGGCTCGCTCACCGGCTTCGCGGGCGGGATCGGCCGCAAGCGCACGCTGCTCGACCTGGAGGAGCCCGCGGCGGTGGCTGCCATGCGCCTGTTCTGA
- a CDS encoding carbohydrate-binding protein translates to MSTDPARPARPADPGTPADPADPGTPASPAAPADRPWAADTAYRPGDLVTYGGATYQCLQAHTSATGWEPSAVPALWRRL, encoded by the coding sequence ATGAGCACCGACCCCGCACGCCCTGCACGCCCCGCTGATCCCGGCACCCCCGCCGATCCCGCTGATCCTGGCACCCCCGCCAGCCCTGCGGCCCCCGCCGACCGGCCCTGGGCAGCGGACACCGCCTACCGCCCGGGCGACCTGGTGACCTACGGCGGCGCGACCTACCAGTGCCTGCAGGCGCACACCTCCGCCACGGGCTGGGAACCATCCGCCGTCCCGGCCCTCTGGCGGCGCCTGTAA
- a CDS encoding cysteine hydrolase family protein: MGKIAVLTNDLQADVVHKTPERTAAMAEAQPRFTAFLDEMRRRGHAIYHLQLVNLADDPNVERDLDGTLPLQRGSQGAAILADFLADEDQVVEKNKDSGFYETELHDRLQAAGIDTVLVTGLQTQICVQTTAADAFFRGYNVWVPSDCVVSGNAEDRDRALEWLGGYCATVADSKEIFDVLDTEGELPRKVVKILP; this comes from the coding sequence ATGGGCAAGATCGCCGTACTCACCAACGACCTCCAGGCCGACGTCGTCCACAAGACCCCCGAGCGCACCGCGGCCATGGCCGAGGCGCAGCCGCGGTTCACTGCCTTCCTCGACGAGATGCGCCGTCGCGGCCACGCGATCTACCACCTGCAGCTGGTGAATCTGGCCGACGACCCCAACGTCGAGCGCGACCTCGACGGCACCCTGCCGCTGCAGCGCGGCTCGCAGGGCGCGGCGATCCTCGCCGACTTCCTCGCCGACGAGGACCAGGTCGTCGAGAAGAACAAGGACAGCGGCTTCTACGAGACCGAGCTGCACGACCGCCTGCAGGCGGCCGGCATCGACACCGTCCTGGTCACCGGGCTGCAGACGCAGATCTGCGTGCAGACCACCGCCGCCGACGCCTTCTTCCGCGGCTACAACGTCTGGGTCCCCTCGGACTGCGTGGTCTCCGGCAACGCCGAGGACCGCGACCGCGCCCTGGAGTGGCTCGGCGGCTACTGCGCCACGGTGGCCGACTCCAAGGAGATCTTCGACGTCCTCGACACCGAGGGCGAGCTGCCCCGCAAGGTCGTCAAGATCCTTCCCTGA
- the hypE gene encoding hydrogenase expression/formation protein HypE produces MTSQVTDLGEVVLDHGSGAQLSHELISLIVDTLGDVYIGEMEDSAMLPISSGQIAMTTDSFVVDPPFFGNGDIGKIAVCGTVNDLAVVGARPLYLTLGMILETGLPIARLVQVLTSIRETAREAGVQIVCGDTKVVRKGEADQIYLNTAGVGVFERTPLRMRDVRPGDRVILSGPIGNHTVHLLSIREGLGFEQRVLSDCAPLNGMLDELLGTVGEGRVHSVRDVTRGGLAAVLHEYAASSGRTIRIDQELLPIQFETVMATDMLGVNPIHAANEGCVCLFVAPEAEQEVLAALRAHRYGADAVVIGEVTEEAEPVVLMRGADGRESVVEELQGAELPRLC; encoded by the coding sequence ATGACAAGCCAGGTGACCGACCTCGGCGAGGTCGTTCTCGACCACGGCAGTGGAGCGCAGCTCAGCCACGAGCTGATCTCCCTGATCGTCGACACGCTCGGCGACGTGTACATCGGTGAGATGGAGGACAGCGCCATGCTGCCCATCTCGTCCGGGCAGATCGCGATGACCACCGACTCGTTCGTCGTGGACCCGCCGTTCTTCGGCAACGGCGACATCGGCAAGATCGCCGTCTGCGGCACCGTCAACGACCTCGCCGTGGTCGGTGCCCGGCCGCTCTACCTGACGCTCGGGATGATCCTGGAGACCGGGCTGCCGATCGCCCGGCTCGTCCAGGTGCTCACCTCGATCCGCGAGACGGCGCGCGAGGCCGGCGTGCAGATCGTCTGCGGCGACACCAAGGTCGTCCGCAAGGGCGAGGCCGACCAGATCTACCTCAACACCGCGGGCGTGGGCGTCTTCGAGCGCACCCCGCTGCGGATGCGCGACGTGCGCCCCGGCGACCGGGTGATCCTCAGCGGTCCGATCGGCAACCACACCGTGCACCTGCTCTCGATCCGCGAGGGTCTGGGCTTCGAGCAGCGCGTGCTCAGCGACTGCGCGCCGCTGAACGGGATGCTCGACGAGCTGCTCGGCACGGTCGGCGAGGGGCGGGTGCACTCGGTGCGCGACGTCACCCGCGGCGGCCTGGCGGCCGTGCTGCACGAGTACGCGGCCTCCAGCGGGCGCACCATCCGGATCGACCAGGAGCTGCTGCCGATCCAGTTCGAGACCGTGATGGCCACCGACATGCTGGGCGTCAACCCGATCCACGCGGCGAACGAGGGCTGCGTCTGCCTGTTCGTCGCCCCCGAGGCCGAGCAGGAGGTGCTCGCGGCGCTGCGGGCGCACCGCTACGGCGCCGACGCCGTGGTGATCGGCGAGGTCACCGAGGAGGCCGAGCCCGTGGTGCTCATGCGCGGCGCCGACGGCCGGGAGTCGGTGGTCGAAGAGCTCCAGGGCGCCGAACTGCCCCGGCTCTGCTGA
- a CDS encoding helix-turn-helix transcriptional regulator, with protein MLPFAIGSFESIGPLSRATSPHRHSFYEIALVAAGRGTHVVDLERIPLTPPQLYVIAPGQVHHWEAEDVAGWVLIFNEDFLLTHPQDGAALRALADRRRLQLCRDRQDGFEALLAAMDEEYQRAEPGFVGALSCYLHILLLHAQRLPGAHTPGGTPADWAVELTARFTRLIAQPGARGGSVGALARELGVSAGHLHEAVKQSTGRTPGRLVRAQQTLEAKRLLLGSDLTIRQIAERIGFGDPSYFSRFFRRESGMSPGAFRRAARAVHE; from the coding sequence GTGCTCCCCTTCGCGATCGGCTCGTTCGAGAGCATCGGGCCACTGTCCCGCGCAACCTCCCCGCACCGGCACAGCTTCTACGAGATCGCGCTCGTCGCCGCCGGCCGCGGGACGCACGTCGTCGATCTGGAACGGATCCCGCTGACCCCGCCGCAGCTGTACGTGATCGCTCCCGGACAGGTGCACCACTGGGAGGCGGAGGACGTGGCCGGCTGGGTGCTGATCTTCAACGAGGACTTCCTGCTCACCCACCCGCAGGACGGCGCGGCGCTGCGCGCCCTCGCCGACCGGCGCCGGCTCCAGCTGTGCCGCGACCGCCAGGACGGCTTCGAGGCGCTGCTGGCCGCGATGGACGAGGAGTACCAGCGCGCCGAGCCCGGCTTCGTGGGCGCGCTCTCCTGCTATCTGCACATCCTGCTGCTCCACGCGCAGCGGCTGCCGGGCGCCCATACCCCGGGCGGCACACCAGCCGACTGGGCGGTGGAGTTGACGGCACGCTTCACCCGGCTGATCGCGCAGCCCGGGGCCCGGGGAGGGTCGGTCGGGGCGCTGGCCCGGGAGTTGGGCGTCTCGGCGGGGCACCTGCACGAGGCGGTGAAGCAGAGCACCGGCCGAACGCCCGGCCGGCTGGTCCGCGCGCAGCAGACGCTGGAGGCGAAACGGCTGCTGCTCGGAAGTGATTTGACGATACGTCAGATCGCCGAGCGGATCGGCTTCGGCGACCCCTCGTACTTCAGCAGATTCTTCCGGCGCGAGAGCGGGATGAGCCCGGGGGCGTTCCGCAGAGCGGCGCGCGCGGTGCACGAGTGA
- the hypF gene encoding carbamoyltransferase HypF, with product MKNSEPPLRRLIRVTGVVQGVGFRPFVYKLALTHELAGWVLNDPEGVLTEVSGPAPAVHRFTAELRTQAPPQARVHEVRVEREDGAGGYGAADFEIRESAHGGRKVTVVPADAHVCADCLAELRDPADRRFRYPFINCTNCGPRYSIVRALPYDRATTTMAAFTMCGPCAAEYRDPLDRRYHAQPNACPQCGPRLLLAGPAGEAAEGEQALALAAAALAAGRIVAVKSVGGFHLAANARDAAAVALLRARKRRDSKPFAVLARDLETVRRIAEVRPPEAELLDSAARPIVLLRKLAGALPEEIAPRNPNLGVMLPSAPQHHLLVDHEGLETLVMTSGNISGYPIVHRNEDALAQLFEVADLVLYNDRDIEIRVDDSLVRYSEHPGLAEPVVSFLRRARGYAPYPVEVGRELAPLVAYGAELKTTVALSGGSRVYLSQHIGDLKNDETFESHRETVRHLAALHELTPRHAAVDLHPQFRATRFALKEQGQAFETVTQVQHHHAHMASCMAEHQLDGETIGVLFDGAGYGEDGTTWGGEVLLGDFLAVRRLAHLRTVPLLGGDRAVKEPIRTGFALALDAFGDGEAALAAFPVLGELDEQQRHVYATMAQRGINSPLASSMGRLFDGVAALLAVTTRAEYEAQGPIELEGLLGRDLAMAAPGERYRFGASEREGVTELDPRPVVRALAADLAAGVAPAELSRRFHSAVVDLVVARCLAAGSATRQVVLSGGVFLNEFLLVNCLVELGRAGFAAYCQQQVPTNDGGIALGQIMVADARLRGGQR from the coding sequence ATGAAGAACAGCGAACCGCCGCTGCGGCGGCTGATCCGGGTCACCGGCGTGGTGCAGGGGGTGGGCTTCCGCCCGTTCGTCTACAAGCTCGCGCTGACGCACGAGTTGGCGGGCTGGGTGCTCAACGACCCCGAGGGCGTGCTCACCGAGGTGAGCGGGCCGGCCCCGGCCGTGCACCGCTTCACCGCGGAGCTGCGCACCCAGGCGCCGCCGCAGGCCCGCGTCCACGAGGTGCGGGTGGAGCGGGAGGACGGCGCGGGCGGGTACGGCGCGGCGGACTTCGAGATCCGTGAGAGCGCGCACGGGGGCCGCAAGGTCACCGTGGTGCCGGCCGACGCCCACGTCTGCGCCGACTGCCTGGCCGAGCTGCGCGACCCGGCCGACCGGCGGTTCCGCTACCCCTTCATCAACTGCACCAACTGCGGCCCGCGGTACTCCATCGTGCGGGCCCTGCCCTACGACCGGGCGACCACCACGATGGCCGCGTTCACCATGTGCGGCCCGTGCGCGGCGGAGTACCGCGATCCGCTGGACCGGCGCTACCACGCGCAGCCCAACGCCTGCCCGCAGTGCGGGCCGCGGCTGCTGCTGGCCGGTCCGGCGGGCGAGGCGGCCGAGGGCGAGCAGGCGCTGGCGCTGGCCGCCGCCGCGCTCGCCGCCGGCCGGATCGTGGCGGTCAAGAGCGTCGGCGGCTTCCACCTGGCCGCCAACGCCCGTGACGCCGCGGCGGTGGCACTGCTGCGCGCGCGCAAGCGGCGTGACTCCAAGCCGTTCGCGGTGCTCGCCCGGGACCTGGAGACCGTCCGGCGGATCGCCGAAGTGCGCCCGCCCGAGGCCGAGTTGCTGGACTCGGCGGCCCGGCCGATCGTGCTGCTGCGCAAGCTGGCCGGTGCGCTGCCCGAGGAGATCGCGCCGCGCAACCCCAACCTCGGCGTGATGCTGCCCTCCGCTCCCCAGCACCACCTGCTGGTGGACCACGAGGGCCTGGAGACGCTGGTGATGACCAGCGGCAACATCTCCGGCTACCCGATCGTGCACCGCAACGAGGACGCGCTCGCACAGCTCTTCGAGGTCGCCGACCTCGTCCTGTACAACGACCGGGACATCGAGATCCGGGTCGACGACTCGCTGGTGCGCTACTCCGAGCACCCCGGACTCGCCGAGCCGGTGGTCTCCTTCCTGCGTCGGGCCCGCGGTTACGCGCCCTACCCGGTGGAGGTGGGGCGCGAGTTGGCGCCGCTGGTCGCGTACGGCGCCGAGCTGAAGACCACCGTCGCGCTCAGCGGCGGCAGCCGGGTCTACCTCAGCCAGCACATCGGCGACCTGAAGAACGACGAGACCTTCGAGTCGCACCGGGAGACGGTCCGGCACCTCGCCGCGCTGCACGAGCTGACGCCCCGTCATGCCGCCGTCGACCTGCACCCGCAGTTCCGGGCCACCCGGTTCGCGCTCAAGGAGCAGGGGCAGGCGTTCGAGACGGTGACGCAGGTCCAGCACCACCACGCGCACATGGCCTCCTGCATGGCCGAGCACCAGCTGGACGGCGAGACCATCGGCGTGCTCTTCGACGGCGCCGGCTACGGCGAGGACGGCACCACCTGGGGCGGGGAGGTGCTGCTCGGCGACTTCCTCGCGGTGCGGCGCCTGGCGCACCTGCGCACCGTGCCGCTGCTGGGCGGCGACCGGGCGGTCAAGGAGCCGATCCGGACCGGCTTCGCGCTCGCCCTGGACGCCTTCGGCGACGGCGAGGCGGCGCTGGCGGCCTTCCCGGTGCTGGGCGAACTGGACGAGCAGCAGCGCCACGTCTACGCCACCATGGCGCAGCGCGGCATCAACTCGCCGCTCGCCTCCAGCATGGGCCGGCTCTTCGACGGTGTCGCGGCGCTGCTCGCGGTCACCACACGGGCGGAGTACGAGGCGCAGGGGCCGATCGAGCTGGAGGGCCTGCTGGGCCGCGACCTCGCGATGGCCGCGCCGGGCGAGCGGTACCGGTTCGGCGCGAGCGAGCGCGAGGGTGTCACCGAACTCGACCCGCGCCCGGTGGTGCGGGCGCTCGCCGCCGACCTGGCGGCCGGGGTGGCGCCTGCGGAGCTCAGCCGGCGCTTCCACTCCGCGGTGGTCGACCTGGTGGTCGCCCGGTGCCTGGCGGCCGGTTCGGCCACGCGCCAGGTGGTGCTCTCCGGCGGGGTGTTCCTGAACGAGTTCCTGCTGGTGAACTGCCTGGTCGAGCTGGGCCGGGCGGGCTTCGCCGCCTACTGCCAGCAGCAGGTGCCCACCAACGACGGCGGCATCGCGCTGGGCCAGATCATGGTGGCCGACGCCCGGCTCCGAGGCGGGCAGCGGTGA
- a CDS encoding ATP-grasp domain-containing protein, with product MRDRDRLIVVGSRLRTYREYAMASLAGAYDLALVSAAPLTWEREYVGDHRGADTTDPVALRAAVEDLLAAATADGFPRTGIYTWDELSLVATAEVAGQLGLPHMSPAAARACRDKFTTRTLLDAAGLPGVRHRLVHSAAEAAAAAEEIGFPLVLKPRALAGSLGVTVVREPGDFAPAYALAAASVMGPLDASGGVLVEEFLDGPEISVDSLVADGRAQPLFVARKRLGFDPFCEEVGHLVGPWRHEPWAGAVEELVVGAHRALGIEQGTTHTELRLTARGPRLIELNGRLGGDLIPRVGTLATGIDLALLGAALAFGERPEAAVPAEQWAEIRFLYPPHDGTLASLDLGAAAQQPGVVEVIALAEPGTELLLPPKALTPRTAAVLALAEDPSGCAAALDAAEAEVRPVLGGSPLDGLGALLENPVTRRYLAAERAPADMTVPGVRNDWIRYGAGGGQSLNRPVLLDAADRRRLTSDLNGLFELLTTIPERLFAGDKRAFAKAVGMTPTQIDLVMRGAGRTLPAMSRADMYREPAGFKLMELNTGSSLGGWQMGEFARTVRENEAFRTFAAAERLVHPDPIARIAEVLREQAEAAGFALPERPVLALTEWPDGYAKTKPWLDFVVPDWLRNGFDTVVCHLGEFEYRNGVPHIHGRKVDVVYRIFLPGEMADEQRSYDLVDPLLAAVERGETFLFAGLDCELYGNKGSLAMLSDERNRPALSAAEHELVDRILPWTRFLREERVERAGERIDLLPFALANKDRLALKPTLLYGGVGVIPGWSVGQEEWEAHLRGAVDGPYVVQERVLPVAERFVRDDGRGFEQMVVAYGVLMVGSDYAGMLVRGTPDPQVGIVSMSNGAQIGCCFHVEDRPGSQA from the coding sequence ATGCGTGACCGGGACCGACTGATAGTGGTGGGCAGCAGACTGCGGACCTACCGCGAGTACGCGATGGCTTCGCTGGCCGGCGCCTACGACCTCGCGCTGGTCTCTGCCGCCCCGCTGACCTGGGAGCGGGAGTACGTCGGCGACCACCGCGGCGCCGACACCACCGATCCGGTCGCACTGCGCGCCGCCGTCGAGGACCTGCTCGCCGCCGCCACCGCCGACGGCTTCCCGCGCACCGGGATCTACACCTGGGACGAGCTGTCGCTGGTCGCCACCGCCGAGGTGGCCGGGCAGCTGGGCCTGCCCCACATGTCGCCGGCCGCCGCGCGCGCCTGCCGGGACAAGTTCACCACCCGCACCCTGCTGGACGCGGCCGGCCTGCCCGGCGTCCGGCACCGCCTGGTGCACAGCGCCGCCGAGGCCGCCGCGGCGGCCGAGGAGATCGGCTTCCCGCTGGTCCTCAAGCCCCGCGCGCTGGCGGGCAGCCTGGGGGTGACCGTGGTCCGCGAGCCGGGCGACTTCGCGCCCGCCTACGCGCTGGCCGCGGCCAGCGTGATGGGCCCGCTGGACGCCTCCGGCGGGGTGCTCGTCGAGGAGTTCCTGGACGGCCCCGAGATCAGCGTCGACAGCCTCGTGGCGGACGGCCGGGCGCAGCCGCTCTTCGTGGCGCGCAAGCGGCTGGGCTTCGACCCGTTCTGCGAGGAGGTCGGCCACCTGGTCGGCCCCTGGCGCCACGAGCCGTGGGCGGGCGCGGTCGAGGAACTGGTGGTCGGCGCACACCGGGCGCTCGGCATCGAACAGGGCACCACCCACACCGAGCTGCGGCTCACCGCACGCGGCCCGCGCCTGATCGAGCTGAACGGGCGCCTGGGCGGCGACCTGATCCCGCGGGTCGGCACCCTCGCCACCGGGATCGACCTGGCGCTGCTGGGCGCGGCGCTCGCCTTCGGCGAGCGGCCCGAGGCGGCCGTGCCCGCCGAGCAGTGGGCCGAGATCCGCTTCCTCTACCCGCCGCACGACGGCACCCTCGCCTCGCTCGACCTCGGCGCCGCCGCCCAGCAGCCCGGCGTGGTCGAGGTGATCGCGCTGGCCGAGCCCGGCACCGAGTTGCTGCTGCCGCCCAAGGCGCTCACCCCGCGCACCGCCGCCGTGCTCGCGCTGGCCGAGGACCCGTCGGGCTGCGCCGCGGCGCTGGACGCGGCCGAGGCCGAGGTCCGCCCGGTGCTCGGCGGCTCCCCGCTGGACGGGCTCGGCGCGCTGCTGGAGAACCCGGTCACCCGTCGCTACCTGGCCGCCGAGCGGGCGCCGGCCGACATGACCGTCCCCGGGGTGCGCAACGACTGGATCCGCTACGGCGCGGGCGGCGGCCAGTCGCTCAACCGGCCGGTGCTGCTGGACGCGGCCGACCGCCGGCGTCTGACGTCCGACCTCAACGGGCTGTTCGAGCTGCTCACCACGATCCCCGAGCGGCTGTTCGCCGGTGACAAGCGGGCCTTCGCCAAGGCGGTGGGCATGACGCCCACCCAGATCGACCTGGTGATGCGCGGGGCCGGCCGCACGCTGCCCGCGATGTCGCGCGCCGACATGTACCGCGAGCCGGCGGGCTTCAAGCTGATGGAGCTCAACACCGGCAGCTCGCTCGGTGGTTGGCAGATGGGCGAGTTCGCCCGCACGGTCCGCGAGAACGAGGCCTTCCGCACCTTCGCGGCGGCCGAGCGCCTGGTGCACCCGGACCCGATCGCCCGGATCGCCGAGGTGCTGCGCGAGCAGGCCGAGGCGGCCGGCTTCGCGCTGCCCGAGCGCCCGGTGCTGGCCCTGACCGAGTGGCCCGACGGCTACGCCAAGACCAAGCCCTGGCTGGACTTCGTGGTCCCGGACTGGCTGCGCAACGGCTTCGACACCGTCGTCTGCCACCTGGGCGAGTTCGAGTACCGCAACGGCGTGCCGCACATCCACGGCCGCAAGGTCGACGTGGTCTACCGGATCTTCCTGCCCGGCGAGATGGCCGACGAGCAGCGCAGCTACGATCTGGTCGACCCGCTGCTGGCGGCCGTCGAGCGCGGGGAGACCTTCCTGTTCGCGGGCCTGGACTGCGAGTTGTACGGCAACAAGGGCAGCCTGGCGATGCTCAGCGACGAGCGCAACCGCCCGGCCCTGTCGGCGGCCGAGCACGAGCTGGTGGACCGGATCCTGCCGTGGACCCGGTTCCTGCGCGAGGAGCGGGTCGAGCGGGCCGGCGAGCGGATCGACCTGCTGCCCTTCGCACTGGCCAACAAGGACCGGCTCGCCCTCAAGCCCACCCTGCTGTACGGCGGCGTCGGCGTCATCCCCGGCTGGTCGGTGGGCCAGGAGGAGTGGGAGGCGCACCTGCGCGGGGCCGTCGACGGGCCCTACGTGGTGCAGGAGCGGGTGCTGCCGGTGGCCGAGCGGTTCGTGCGCGACGACGGGCGCGGCTTCGAGCAGATGGTGGTCGCCTACGGCGTCCTGATGGTCGGCTCGGACTACGCCGGGATGCTGGTGCGCGGCACCCCCGATCCGCAGGTCGGCATCGTCAGCATGTCCAACGGCGCGCAGATCGGCTGCTGCTTCCACGTCGAGGACCGCCCCGGGAGCCAGGCGTGA
- a CDS encoding ATP-grasp domain-containing protein — MSAAPEHIVVLHRWRDQYARYEDYLDHGAAHISYVTTELARSSVPAQAAAVAVVAATDQVDAVRAAMAGLAGRFGPVGRLVALNEGDLDTAALLRTELGLPGQQSADLERFRDKLAMVVAAERGGVPVPAYADAPDAGAVRAFAARNGWPVVVKPRRGTASRGVSVLHGEGDAHSAPDLGQEPYLVQRFVADPVLHIDGLWTGERLGPWRASRYVNSCREFTDGAFLGSVELDDPELLAAVEQFTAEVGAALGGGEPWVFHLEAFAGTDGRGAPRLTFLEAGARVGGGEIPFVWREVHGIDLMAAAVDIQLGRTPAAPVVPGGRTAGWLLLPLPVAPPCTVVEAAAPVGEPGPYASRLPQPGTTIPKVGGYEHVAARFRFRGTSSREVEDAIVRAAGTVRVRCRAVTG; from the coding sequence GTGAGCGCGGCGCCGGAGCACATCGTGGTGCTGCACCGCTGGCGCGACCAGTACGCCCGCTACGAGGACTACCTCGACCACGGCGCCGCGCACATCAGCTATGTCACCACCGAGCTGGCCCGCTCCTCGGTGCCGGCGCAGGCCGCCGCCGTGGCCGTGGTGGCGGCCACCGACCAGGTGGACGCGGTGCGGGCGGCGATGGCCGGGCTGGCCGGGCGGTTCGGGCCCGTCGGCCGGCTGGTGGCGCTGAACGAGGGCGACCTGGACACGGCGGCGCTGCTGCGCACCGAGCTCGGCCTGCCCGGTCAGCAGAGCGCCGACCTGGAGCGGTTCCGGGACAAGCTCGCCATGGTGGTGGCCGCCGAGCGCGGCGGGGTGCCGGTGCCCGCCTACGCGGACGCGCCCGACGCCGGCGCCGTGCGGGCCTTCGCCGCCCGCAACGGCTGGCCGGTGGTGGTCAAGCCGCGGCGCGGCACTGCCAGCCGGGGCGTGTCCGTGCTGCACGGCGAGGGCGACGCGCACAGCGCGCCGGACCTGGGCCAGGAGCCGTACCTGGTCCAGCGCTTCGTGGCCGACCCGGTCCTGCACATCGACGGCCTGTGGACCGGCGAGCGGCTGGGGCCCTGGCGGGCCTCGCGCTACGTCAACAGCTGCCGGGAGTTCACCGACGGGGCCTTCCTCGGCTCGGTGGAGCTGGACGACCCCGAACTGCTCGCCGCCGTCGAGCAGTTCACCGCCGAGGTCGGTGCGGCACTGGGCGGCGGCGAGCCCTGGGTGTTCCACCTGGAGGCGTTCGCCGGCACCGACGGGCGGGGCGCGCCGCGGCTCACCTTCCTGGAGGCCGGCGCCCGGGTCGGCGGCGGGGAGATCCCCTTCGTGTGGCGCGAGGTGCACGGGATCGACCTGATGGCCGCCGCCGTGGACATCCAGCTCGGCCGCACCCCGGCCGCACCGGTCGTGCCGGGTGGCCGCACCGCGGGCTGGCTGCTGCTGCCGCTGCCGGTGGCGCCGCCCTGCACGGTGGTGGAGGCCGCGGCGCCGGTGGGTGAGCCCGGCCCGTACGCGAGCCGGCTGCCGCAGCCGGGCACGACGATCCCCAAGGTCGGCGGCTATGAGCACGTGGCCGCCCGGTTCCGCTTCCGCGGCACCAGCAGCCGTGAGGTGGAGGACGCCATCGTCCGGGCCGCCGGCACGGTCCGGGTGCGCTGCCGGGCGGTCACCGGCTGA